In the Nymphalis io chromosome 2, ilAglIoxx1.1, whole genome shotgun sequence genome, one interval contains:
- the LOC126779924 gene encoding serine protease inhibitor 88Ea-like translates to MMKLGVLLFALSTSVNSQCFYKDDSAKKPDPAARSSLYKNQLEFTLNLFNTINNAVPDDNIFFSPFSVYHALLLGYFAAGGQTEKSLKESLRISDTLDKVNLLMAYKVDKRARAFNNNSDSYEFTNANKMFVDKELHLRQCLLDLLGEELEALNFRKNPEQSRQHINNWVSQITKNNIKDLIPVDGITDTTKLVLANAAYFKGVWAYKFPAERTKKQVFFVSETRQTLVPFMRQKGIFHYTVSDDLGAQILELPYKGNDISMYILLPPYSMKEGVTNIIANLTPERLSAVVEESYMGREVVVEIPKFTIERNLPLRPILSTMGVGELFNSSADFSTLSEDQGIVFDDAVHKAKIQVDEEGTVAAAATAIFGFRSSRPAEPSVFIANFPFVYIIYERPTNSVLFMGVYRDPKK, encoded by the exons ATGATGAAATTAGGCGTATTGCTTTTCGCTCTATCAACATCTGTAAACAGTCAATGTTTTTACAAAGATGATTCTGCTAAGAAACCTGACCCAGCCGCTCGTTCAAGCTTATACAAAAATCAATTGGAATTCACATTGAATCTTTTCAATACGATAAACAATGCTGTTCCTGAtgacaatattttcttttcacCATTTTCGGTGTATCACGCATTACTTCTGGGTTACTTCGCCGCCGGTGGACAAACAGAGAAATCCTTAAAAGAGTCTTTGCGGATATCAGATACACtg GACAAGGTGAACTTGCTGATGGCATACAAAGTTGACAAGCGGGCGCGCGCGTTTAACAACAACAGCGACAGCTACGAGTTCACGAACGCTAACAAGATGTTTGTCGACAAAGAACTTCACTTACGTCAGTGCTTGCTTGACCTACTTGGCGAAGAACTCGAGGCTCtg AACTTCCGCAAAAACCCTGAACAGTCCCGCCAGCATATAAACAATTGGGTGTCTCAAATTACCAAGAACAACATCAAGGACTTGATTCCTGTAGATGGCATCACGGACACCACGAAACTTGTTCTAGCTAACGCTGCCTATTTCAAAGGCGTTTGGGCATATAAATTCCCAGCAGAGAGGACGAAGAAACAAGTGTTTTTCGTGTCTGAAACTCGTCAGACCCTAGTACCTTTTATGAGGCAGAAAGGGATATTCCATTAca cgGTTAGCGATGACCTCGGTGCGCAGATTCTGGAGCTGCCGTACAAAGGCAACGATATCAGCATGTACATCCTACTCCCTCCATACTCAATGAAGGAAG GAGTGACGAATATAATCGCTAACTTGACCCCGGAGCGTCTCTCGGCCGTGGTGGAGGAAAGTTACATGGGCCGAGAGGTGGTCGTCGAAATACCTAAATTCACCATCGAGAGGAATCTGCCCCTGAGACCG ATCCTAAGCacgatgggcgttggtgaactgTTTAACTCATCGGCCGACTTCAGCACGCTGTCTGAAGATCAAGGCATTGTTTTCGACGACGCCGTTCACAAAGCCAAAATTCAGGTCGATGAGGAAG GTACGGTAGCGGCGGCTGCAACCGCCATCTTCGGGTTCCGATCGTCGCGGCCAGCCGAGCCGAGCGTTTTCATCGCCAACTTCCCCTTTGTGTACATCATCTATGAGCGACCCACCAACTCCGTGCTCTTCATGGGTGTCTATCGGGACCCTAAGAAGTAA
- the LOC126779903 gene encoding uncharacterized protein LOC126779903: MTATAPELSKSDFFDFVTSNEITDAQYKQQMRSVNVFMESPDSRSNPLLSEEPKEQNNNNLLSVTNVQSSPSNSMTTATSSNPLQSFDSIWNVDRDRDRLETAMLEDLNKFYWNQDNEMNGAHTCTDTAISNKLISNNTDGQIYTLTVLNQDINETSTNRTYNWGKEEDVSMSSPTDLEQNSSLDLETILNMNGFPNDFSQDALNSNILPKVESFNYEDGDSEHPNVELSTRNLVKVEPFSYDENEFRSNDKKDDSTHSTIIGAPTLLEVEYNNNNNDWKLTDQNTESNESLLRSALQGKAFIRYSTIQKNTVTKLDAETELKRVIINNNNKADVPSMYQDNKDTEAELLMAIGPPNGNVNISILLEEPSATVVANGENPTSTQSVDDIILSQLDTSYPDDYEKLKRIATELGESVQPFCTVEPIDPTRNVYNIHHVNGELVTMIPAGEVQLPQRLQIVTTSPTVSSTKPVGKKYSKRPPNKTSPPSTQVQSGTAVQPATSTSNGVRKERSLHYCSICSKGFKDKYSVNVHVRTHTGEKPFTCSLCGKSFRQKAHLAKHYQTHIAQKNAAANGASKPTKQR, encoded by the coding sequence ATGACGGCCACTGCACCAGAATTGTCAAAATCagatttttttgattttgtGACTTCGAATGAAATAACTGACGCGCAATATAAGCAACAAATGCGATCAGTTAATGTATTCATGGAATCACCTGATTCAAGATCAAACCCTCTGTTGTCGGAAGAGCCTAAggaacaaaataacaataatctgTTAAGTGTAACGAACGTGCAATCATCGCCAAGCAACAGCATGACAACTGCAACTAGCTCTAATCCGCTTCAAAGTTTTGATTCTATATGGAATGTCGACAGGGACAGAGATCGGTTAGAGACTGCTATGTTGGAAGATCTCAACAAATTTTATTGGAATCAAGATAACGAAATGAATGGGGCACACACATGTACCGATACagctatttcaaataaattaattagtaataatactgACGGGCAAATATATACACTAACTGTCCTTAATCAAGATATTAACGAAACAAGTACGAATCGTACATATAATTGGGGAAAAGAAGAAGATGTTTCAATGTCAAGTCCCACTGATTTGGAACAAAACTCTTCATTAGATCTTGAAacgatattaaatatgaatggaTTTCCTAACGATTTCAGTCAAGACGCACTTAactcaaatattctaccaaaaGTAGAAAGTTTTAACTATGAAGATGGTGACTCTGAGCATCCAAACGTAGAATTAAGTACAAGGAATTTAGTAAAAGTGGAACCTTTCAGTTATGATGAAAATGAATTTCGAAGTAATGATAAAAAAGATGATTCAACGCACAGTACTATAATTGGAGCGCCAACTTTGCTAGAAgttgaatataataacaataataatgattggAAATTGACTGATCAGAACACGGAATCAAATGAATCTTTACTGCGAAGCGCTTTACAAGGAAAAGCTTTTATAAGATATagtacaatacaaaaaaatactgttaCCAAACTTGACGCAGAAACAGAACTAAAAAGGGtcattataaacaataacaataaagccGATGTACCATCAATGTATCAAGATAATAAAGACACGGAAGCTGAATTATTAATGGCAATAGGTCCACCAAACGGCAATGTCAATATATCTATACTGCTAGAAGAACCTTCTGCAACTGTTGTTGCTAACGGAGAGAATCCTACTTCAACACAAAGTGTCGACGACATTATTCTTTCACAGCTTGATACTAGTTATCCAGATGATTACGAGAAGTTAAAACGAATAGCCACAGAATTGGGTGAGTCAGTTCAACCATTCTGTACCGTTGAACCAATTGACCCGACGCGCAACGTGTACAATATTCACCACGTAAACGGCGAATTAGTAACTATGATTCCGGCGGGAGAAGTCCAGTTACCTCAACGCTTACAAATAGTTACAACTTCGCCAACCGTCTCGAGCACAAAACCTGTTGGCAAAAAATACAGTAAAAGACCTCCAAACAAGACTTCGCCACCATCAACTCAAGTGCAGTCAGGTACAGCTGTGCAACCTGCAACATCAACGTCGAACGGAGTTAGAAAGGAGAGATCTTTACATTACTGTTCCATATGTTCGAAAGGATTTAAGGATAAGTACTCTGTCAATGTACACGTAAGGACACATACAGGCGAAAAACCTTTCACATGTTCTCTCTGTGGAAAAAGCTTTCGACAAAAGGCGCATCTCGCAAAACACTATCAGACTCATATCGCACAGAAAAACGCCGCTGCTAATGGCGCCTCCAAACCCACCAAACAGCGGTAA